The sequence aatataaacttactacttttatttatttattcttgtttaaattaaataagactGGAAACATGATGCGATTTTTGGAGCTATAAAATGATCTATTAAAGTTAGTAATCTCAATTCTCATCTGAGAGCTCCGTTGGGTTGCTCCGAATTCCAATGGGGATATTATCTAATAAGTCTCTCATGTTTCTTGAGGATTTGACCCTGCCTACGGTATGTGATGCCATCTTCTGCTTTCAATTGAATTCAGATTGAAAATTATCTTTCATTTTATCATTCAGTTGGTTATAAATTAGGTCCTTTAGCAAAtcatttgatgatattttccTACAATTACAGGGAGAACTTGTTGACGTTTTGAAATCTTTTCCCCTTTTGTTTCAACATAATTTGTTGCAATTGCAATTACCATTTTGCAGTGGTTCCTAATTCGTCTTGCCTGGCTTTGCTCCGTTTCTAGTTTCAGGTTATAGTGATGACTGGAAATACAGGATGTGCTCGATGCCAGCAACGAGTTTCCCGACTTATTTCTAAGATGACTGGTTCGGAATCGGAATCaaatcttttcatattttaatttcaccCCATCTGAAAATGTAGTTTTAGAACACAACCAAATTGGattctgaaaaaaataataataataatttcatatctGAAAAGAATTTCCAATGACTGAATAGTTAGTCAATGATAGAAAGGCAATTCTAAAGTTGTTTTATTGCTTAAATTGGAAGCTGAGAAGGATTTGATTTGAAGTAAAAAAGTTTTGATGAAGCAATGGCTTATAACTTGTAAATAGCTTTAATTCAGTTTCAGTTATGTAAAAATTTGCAGGATTAAGAGAATACGCAGTGGATGTGCAgaagaaacaaataactgTAAAGGgagattttagaaataaacGCAAGAATGAAATTAGTGCAGAAATGAGAAAAGAGCATTCTTTTGTTATCAACTAAAATTGCTCTTGGGGTCATATCTAGCTTCTTGCTTCAGAAAGCACAAGGCTACCTGAAGAAAGTATTCAGGTCTCTCCCTGGTCGGTGCTCATGGGGGACAATGAGCTCCTGGAAACACGCCTAACCCAAAATTATGagattttatatatctttttctttggcTTATTAAACGTTTTTCTACTACTTATCCGACCACTTCTTTGCATTAAGCTATTAAAAATTGACTcaaaccaaataaaaacaagtaatgaaaatcttgaaaatcatAATCAAGTACCGTTCCGATGATAATAATCTCACATAAGAAAGTTGCTCTAAGCTCACTACTTTCTAGTATAACACTAAGGATAGTTGTAACTGATCACTAACTagctaattaataattaacataattaattaagcagGTGGAATCATTATCCTAAGAACACCATCCTTCATCTCATGCACAATCTTCCCACGGATTCTGCTGCTGCTGCCACAATTACCATCACCATGATCAGTAGCTATAGGAAACAAAGAAATGCTGCCAAGATACTCACGCCCGCTCACATCATGCTTTATTATCTTTCTAGCTTTCCCCAGGAATCTGACCTCTCCATCCATCATCCAAACCCTTGAATCTTGTTTTGCAACTCCAGGCATGTCTATCCTTAGAAACAACCCACCTTCCTTTGTTGGTTTTGCTTCAAAACCTTTCTTTGATCCGCTTTTTACATATGGGTTATCATCAATGGCTCCAACAAACCCATCTGTCaaaaaatatcaagaaaaggaaaaagaaaaaactagaaaCGTGACAAATTTAAGAACCAAGAAATGAGTCTCAGTTGGAAAGTGCAAggatataaataaaactcaacCGTTGGAGCAGGGTGTTTCTTGACGGCGGCGTTTGACAGAGACTTTTTGAAGCACCATCCTGAGAACACCATCTCTCATATCGGATTTCAAGCCAGCGAGTTGACAGCATTTGCAACTAACCCCAACACCTCCAAGAAAGGTGCGGTGGCCTTCTTCAAATGGGGATATCTGAGGTGCTTCTCCCTGgaagaaaatcattttcttgtcTGATGAATTTGAATAACGTATAGCTTCTTTAGACACACCAGGAAGATCTATCCTTACAAACAACTGA comes from Ricinus communis isolate WT05 ecotype wild-type chromosome 5, ASM1957865v1, whole genome shotgun sequence and encodes:
- the LOC107262036 gene encoding LOW QUALITY PROTEIN: uncharacterized protein LOC107262036 (The sequence of the model RefSeq protein was modified relative to this genomic sequence to represent the inferred CDS: deleted 2 bases in 1 codon) — translated: MGILSNKSLMFLEDLTLPTFQVIVMTGNTGCARCQQRVSRLISKMTGLREYAVDVQKKQITVKGDFRNKRKNEISAEMRKEFFCYQLKLLLGSYLASCFRKHKAT